The following are encoded in a window of Terriglobales bacterium genomic DNA:
- a CDS encoding MoaD/ThiS family protein → MLIPTPLRQYADKQAAVEINGSTVGEALGNLTSRYGDLRKHLYTDDGKLRAFVNVYLNDEDIRYLGKEQTPVKRGDVIAIVPSIAGGIWEN, encoded by the coding sequence GTGTTAATTCCAACCCCCTTACGGCAGTACGCCGACAAGCAGGCGGCGGTCGAAATCAACGGCAGCACGGTGGGCGAGGCGCTGGGTAACCTGACCTCGCGCTACGGCGACCTGCGCAAGCACCTCTACACCGACGACGGCAAGCTGCGCGCCTTCGTCAACGTGTACCTGAACGACGAGGACATCCGCTACCTGGGCAAGGAGCAGACGCCGGTGAAACGGGGCGACGTCATCGCCATCGTGCCCTCCATCGCGGGAGGGATTTGGGAGAATTGA